The following are encoded together in the Montipora foliosa isolate CH-2021 chromosome 12, ASM3666993v2, whole genome shotgun sequence genome:
- the LOC137978891 gene encoding XK-related protein 8-like yields MDHSASQLRQSGLKLSEEQKQHLRALRHKISRPSTRNVSDDDFRVARLREDELQLLRDVVQSIKTYKTSTVSAETIKDEVDGIRGEVRRGWSVECEDGNFVNPARFYDFTNEDLEALEQVFMELDKEEAAKKTNKNRFWTNTQPLLNGYENNHQRVALTQQSEKVVVVKNTLTSASPAERFSNNNGIFLHNYTGFGSKHLLPKERFRKCVYFRMDKDFSELWRKRGKVTWLSLAFTIGSIVAFFADIGTDLKVAADHFTKGQNYWWGSFTVMLVFFPSVVTNLVSFFWHKEDEKRLKQPPESGWKAVTWTHLCLMGIVERYWRVLVKAYRIKRKKATTVLDFKLLIAMSLDLALLQMILAFTEDAPQLMLQMYVLVSRHAVEALDANRIEDLWTIVSICFSFFSYSRASVNYISCLRDSKRHKGQLRWYGYLSIWSWRAFMVMSRILILVFFATEFKQWFFVALSLHFVIVLFFLERHKVYFFPGSKYKQQFFRAVMCYIHLFSFFSLEGSRTYKWAAKYYILGFIEIVIFSILWFTNTTRLLPWQIEVAGFVVIYMFFALGLLMMTVYYRFLHPRFSLSAPLKSEDSGAHAREKFEFWI; encoded by the exons ATGGATCATTCGGCGTCTCAACTTCGGCAATCAGGCCTGAAATTAAGTGAAGAACAAAAGCAACATTTAAGAGCTCTTAGACATAAAATCTCACGTCCTTCCACGAGAAATGTAAGCGACGATGACTTCCGCGTGGCAAGGCTGAGAGAAGATGAGCTTCAACTGCTTCGTGATGTGGTGCAATCCATTAAAACTTACAAAACGTCGACGGTTTCCGCGGAAACGATAAAAGATGAAGTTGATGGTATACGTGGGGAAGTACGAAGAGGCTGGTCTGTTGAGTGTGAAGACGGAAATTTTGTCAATCCTGCGCGATTTTACGATTTTACGAACGAAGATCTTGAGGCTCTTGAACAAGTGTTCATGGAATTAGATAAAGAAGAAGCTGCCAAAAAAACTAATAAGAACCGAttttggaccaacactcagcCGTTGTTAAATGGTTATGAAAATAATCACCAGAGAGTGGCACTGACTCAGCAGAGTGAGAAAGTAGTTGTTGTTAAGAACACACTCACAAGTGCTTCACCGGCTGAACGGTTTTCAAATAACAATGGGATTTTCTTACATAATTATACTGGCTTTGGAAGTAAACATTTACTTCCCAAAGAACGCTtcagaaaatgtgtttatttTCGAATGGACAAGGACTTCTCAGAATTATGGCGGAAACGGGGGAAAGTGACATGGCTAAGCCTCGCCTTCACCATTGGGAGTATCGTTGCCTTTTTTGCCGACATCGGAACTGACCTTAAAGTTGCAGCTGATCATTTCACCAAAGGGCAAAACTATTGGTGGGGAAGTTTCACCGTAATGCTGGTATTTTTCCCATCCGTGGTTACAAATCTCGTCTCGTTCTTTTGGCACAAAGAAGACGAGAAACGCTTAAAACAGCCGCCCGAGAGTGGATGGAAAGCAGTTACGTGGACACACTTGTGTCTAATGGGAATAGTAGAGAG gtATTGGAGAGTTCTCGTCAAAGCTTACAGGATAAAGCGCAAGAAAGCAACCACAGTTCTTGATTTCAAGCTGCTGATCGCAATGAGCCTTGATTTGGCGCTACTGCAGATGATTTTGGCCTTCACAGAAGACGCTCCTCAGCTAATGCTGCAGATGTACGTCCTCGTGTCTCGCCACGCAGTAGAGGCCTTGGACGCTAACAGGATTGAAGACTTGTGGACAATCGTTTccatttgcttttctttcttttcgtaCTCTAGAGCCAGTGTTAACTACATCAGTTGTCTTCGTGATTCGAAACGACACAAGGGCCAGCTTCGATGGTACGGATATCTCTCCATTTGGTCATGGCGGGCTTTTATGGTAATGTCTCGAATATTAATCCTGGTTTTTTTTGCAACAGAATTCAAACAATGGTTTTTCGTCGCACTGTCACTTCACTTTGTAATCGTTTTATTCTTTCTGGAACGTCATAAGGTTTATTTCTTCCCTGGCAGCAAATACAAGCAGCAGTTTTTTCGAGCTGTGATGTGTTACATCCATCTTTTCTCCTTCTTCAGTTTGGAAGGGAGTCGTACCTATAAGTGGGCTGCAAAATACTACATCCTGGGGTTCATCGAGATTGTCATTTTCTCGATACTGTGGTTTACGAATACAACTAGGCTTTTACCATGGCAAATCGAGGTGGCGGGATTTGTTGTGATATACATGTTTTTTGCTTTAGGGTTGCTCATGATGACTGTGTATTACAGGTTTTTGCATCCTCGCTTCAGTTTATCGGCGCCACTGAAAAGTGAGGATAGCGGTGCACATGCAAGGGAAAAGTTCGAGTTTTGGATTTAA
- the LOC137980508 gene encoding XK-related protein 6-like — MTNMDQSPLQLRELGLKLSEEQRKNVRALRRQISRPSTRNLDDENIDNDIVASLREDELQLLRDVVQSFKTYETVSAETIGDEVDGIRRKVRKGWSVDSNYPSSPEDGNFVNPARFYVRVTKEDVEALEQVCMELDKEEAAEKTNKNPFCNNTQPLLNGYENNHQSYGLRVAITRQSEKVVVVKNTLTSALPERFSKHDNFHSRKGIFSHNYTGLRSKHLPPKERFRQAVYLVINNLKMLPRRMEKDFSELWRKRGNATWLSLAFTIGGIIAFFADIGTDLKVAADHFTKGQNYWWGSFTVMLVFFPSVVTNLVSFFWYKEDEKRLKNAPESGWKAVKWTHLCLIGIVERYWRVLVKAYRIKRKKTVRVIDFKLLIAMNLDLALLQMILAFTEDAPQLMLQMYVLVSRHAVEALDANRIQDLWTILSICFSFFSYSRATVNYISCLRDSKRHKGQLRWYGYLSIWSWRAFMIVSRILILVFFATEFKLWFFVALSLHFVIVLFFLEHHEVYFFPGSKYKQQFFRVVMSYIHLFCFFSLEGSRTYKWAAKYYILGFIEIITFSILWFTNTTRLLPWQIEVAGFVVIYMFFALGLLMMTVYYRFLHPRFKRARFSLLAPLKSELADTELADNDSSKKFDFWI, encoded by the exons ATGACCAACATGGATCAGTCGCCGCTTCAACTTCGGGAATTAGGCCTGAAATTAAGTGAAGAACAGAGGAAAAATGTAAGAGCTCTGAGACGTCAAATTTCACGTCCTTCCACGAGGAATTTAGACGACGAAAACATTGACAATGATATCGTAGCAAGTTTGAGAGAAGATGAGCTTCAACTGCTTCGTGATGTGGTGCAATCCTTTAAAACTTACGAGACGGTTTCCGCGGAAACTATCGGAGATGAAGTTGATGGTATACGTAGGAAAGTGAGAAAAGGCTGGTCTGTTGATAGTAATTATCCTTCAAGTCCTGAAGACGGAAATTTTGTCAATCCTGCGCGATTTTACGTTCGTGTTACGAAGGAAGATGTTGAGGCTCTTGAACAAGTGTGCATGGAATTAGATAAAGAAGAAGCTGCCGAAAAAACTAATAAGAACCCATTTTGCAACAACACTCAGCCGTTGTTAAATGGTTATGAAAATAATCACCAGAGTTATGGTCTGAGAGTGGCAATTACTCGGCAGAGTGAGAAAGTAGTTGTTGTTAAGAACACACTTACAAGTGCTTTGCCTGAACGGTTTTCAAAGCATGACAATTTTCATTCACGAAAAGGAATTTTCTCACATAATTACACTGGCCTTAGAAGTAAACATTTACCACCCAAAGAACGCTTCAGACAAGCTGTTTATTTGGTTATAAACAACTTAAAGATGCTTCCTCGAAGAATGGAAAAGGACTTCTCAGAATTATGGCGGAAACGGGGTAACGCAACATGGCTAAGCCTCGCTTTCACCATTGGGGGTATCATTGCCTTTTTTGCAGACATCGGAACTGACCTCAAAGTTGCAGCTGATCATTTCACCAAAGGGCAAAACTATTGGTGGGGAAGTTTCACCGTAATGCTGGTATTTTTCCCATCCGTGGTTACAAATCTTGTCTCGTTCTTTTGGTACAAAGAAGACGAGAAACGCTTGAAAAATGCCCCCGAGAGTGGATGGAAGGCTGTTAAGTGGACACACTTGTGTCTTATAGGAATAGTAGAGAG GTACTGGAGAGTTCTCGTCAAAGCTTACAGGATAAAGCGCAAGAAAACAGTGAGAGTTATTGATTTCAAGCTGCTTATCGCAATGAACCTTGATTTGGCGCTACTGCAGATGATTTTGGCCTTCACAGAAGACGCCCCTCAACTCATGCTACAAATGTACGTCCTCGTTTCTCGCCACGCAGTAGAGGCCTTGGACGCCAATAGGATTCAAGACTTGTGGACAATCCTTTCTATTTGCTTTTCCTTCTTTTCGTACTCTAGAGCCACTGTTAACTACATCAGTTGTCTTCGTGATTCGAAACGACACAAGGGCCAGCTTCGATGGTACGGATATCTCTCTATTTGGTCATGGCGGGCTTTTATGATAGTGTCTCGAATATTAATCCTGGTTTTCTTTGCAACAGAATTCAAACTCTGGTTTTTCGTCGCACTGTCACTTCACTTTGTAATCGTTTTATTCTTTCTTGAACATCATGAGGTTTATTTTTTCCCTGGCAGCAAATACAAGCAGCAGTTTTTTCGGGTTGTGATGTCTTACATCCATCTTTTCTGCTTCTTCAGTTTGGAAGGGAGTCGTACCTATAAGTGGGCTGCAAAATACTACATCCTGGGGTTCATCGAGATTATCACTTTCTCGATTCTGTGGTTTACGAATACAACTAGGCTTTTACCATGGCAAATCGAGGTGGCGGGATTTGTTGTGATATACATGTTTTTTGCTTTAGGGTTGCTCATGATGACTGTGTATTACAGGTTTTTGCATCCTCGATTCAAACGTGCTCGCTTCAGTTTGTTGGCGCCACTGAAGTCTGAGCTTGCAGACACAGAACTTGCGGATAATGATTCAAGTAAAAAGTTCGATTTTTGGATTTAA
- the LOC137980509 gene encoding meprin A subunit beta-like encodes MDLWNYLLIQTVILFIKGSLFSTSSPVNINGDSGVPVTSHSLDEEQELTVMDWISEVNKPFNIGHEGDIALTDRDGNVYEKARVRRNAVRQRKKVWPNRVIPYEMEEGLDLYKGNIMAAIEEFHKHTCVKFKVRTTERNWIKFSKDKGCWSYIGRLYWRKGSQNLSLGQRCNSKGIIMHELMHAIGFWHEQSRPDRDQYVEIIWENIEKGMEVQFNRYKHSKVDSMGFDYDYNSLMHYGKRTFSKNGLPTIKALNNQYMSLGRGDGFSQLDIKKMNALYDCKNEEAIGWSEWSAYTPCNSRCMKYRQRVCFSARSHCPGADSHGIQTDRIKCTSEECYAPVNGNWGRWAEWEPCDKPCGYGKQKRRRACSDPAPKYGGERCRGADTQFRMCNMMACVANSVDCNFNKDYCHWTNAWSSTPSFKWYRHTGTTPSRNTGPSGDHGTKTGHYLYIESSYPARFGYKSQLMSQSFEPTEAQCLSWWYSMYGKTVGSLNVYLIDSSEGTKTQLWSRTGQQGKDWQQSHVSYTSESKYRIVFEGTRGRGYTGDIALDDIQFLKGSCDANGFVNF; translated from the exons ATGGATCTGTGGAACTATTTGCTGATTCAGACGGTGATATTATTTATCAAAGGCAGTCTTTTCTCCACCTCCAGTCCCGTCAACATAAATGGAGATTCAG GGGTTCCCGTTACGTCTCATTCACTGGACGAAGAACAAGAGCTCACCGTCATGGACTGGATAAGCGAAGTGAACAAAC CGTTTAACATCGGTCACGAAGGGGACATTGCCCTGACAGATAGGGATGGCAATGTGTACGAAAAAGCACGCGTTAGGCGTAACGCTGTTcgacaaagaaaaaaagtttggccGAACCGAGTGATTCCTTATGAAATGGAGGAGGGATTAG ACTTGTATAAAGGGAATATCATGGCAGCCATCGAAGAATTTCACAAACACACTTGTGTCAAGTTTAAAGTGAGAACGACGGAAAGAAACTGGATCAAGTTTAGCAAGGACAAAGG TTGTTGGTCTTACATTGGGCGACTATACTGGCGCAAGGGATCGCAGAATCTCTCACTGGGACAGAGATGCAATAGCAAAGGAATTATCATGCACGAATTAATGCACGCAATAGGGTTTTGGCACGAGCAGTCACGTCCTGATAGAGATCAGTATGTGGAGATTATTTGGGAGAATATTGAAAAGG GTATGGAAGTACAGTTTAACAGGTACAAACATTCGAAAGTGGACAGCATGGGTTTTGATTACGACTATAATAGCCTGATGCATTATGGGAAGCGAACGTTCTCCAAGAATGGCCTGCCCACTATCAAAGCACTGAACAATCAATACATGTCCCTGGGGCGGGGAGATGGCTTCAGTCAGCTGGATATCAAGAAAATGAATGCCCTGTATGACTGCAAAA ACGAAGAAGCGATAGGATGGAGTGAGTGGTCAGCGTACACCCCCTGTAATAGCAGATGCATGAAGTACCGACAGCGGGTATGCTTTTCGGCACGCTCACATTGTCCTGGGGCAGACTCTCATGGAATCCAAACCGATCGAATTAAATGCACCAGCGAGGAATGTTACG CGCCCGTCAACGGAAACTGGGGACGATGGGCAGAGTGGGAACCCTGTGACAAACCTTGTGGATACGGAAAACAGAAACGAAGGAGAGCATGCAGTGACCCTGCTCCTAAATATGGCGGGGAAAGATGCCGAGGCGCGGACACTCAGTTTCGGATGTGTAACATGATGGCCTGTGTTGCAA ACTCCGTTGATTGTAATTTTAACAAAGACTACTGTCACTGGACGAACGCATGGAGCAGCACACCATCATTCAAGTGGTATCGTCATACAGGTACCACTCCCAGTAGAAATACAGGACCAAGCGGAGACCACGGCACAAAGACAG GTCATTATCTGTACATCGAGTCGTCGTACCCTGCAAGATTTGGCTACAAGTCTCAATTGATGAGCCAATCATTTGAACCAACAGAGGCGCAATGTCTAAGCTGGTGGTACAGCATGTACGGCAAGACCGTGGGCTCACTTAACGTCTATCTCATAGATAGCAGCGAGGGGACGAAGACACAGCTCTGGTCAAGAACGGGACAACAAGGAAAAGATTGGCAACAATCGCATGTTTCATATACTTCCGAGTCAAAATACAGG ATTGTTTTTGAGGGCACGAGGGGTCGAGGTTACACTGGGGATATCGCGCTAGATGACATTCAGTTTTTAAAGGGCTCCTGTGATGCGAATGGCTTTGTCAATTTTTAA